From a region of the Odoribacter splanchnicus DSM 20712 genome:
- a CDS encoding translation initiation factor, producing the protein MKADKKNRIHVVYSTDPNYNYEYNNETEDETLPPEKQNLRVMLDSKQRKGKTVTLVQGFVGREDDLKELAKLLKNKCGVGGSVKDGEIIIQGEVKEKVLNILRENKYRAK; encoded by the coding sequence ATGAAAGCAGATAAAAAGAACCGAATCCATGTAGTTTATTCCACTGATCCGAACTATAATTACGAATACAATAACGAGACAGAAGACGAGACATTACCCCCGGAAAAACAAAATCTGAGAGTAATGCTCGACTCCAAACAACGTAAAGGGAAAACGGTCACCTTAGTACAGGGCTTTGTAGGCAGGGAAGACGATCTGAAAGAACTGGCCAAACTGCTAAAAAACAAATGCGGAGTCGGCGGATCGGTAAAAGACGGAGAGATCATCATTCAGGGAGAAGTGAAAGAAAAAGTCCTGAATATCCTCCGGGAAAATAAATACCGGGCCAAATAA
- a CDS encoding ABC transporter permease, translating to MIRHILIVAWRNICKYKVSAGIAVVGLAMGLLCFVLCNFCARLFFSIDKVFPNYDRMAEIQIKVGEGGELQDYFAGTPPTLAGDMETAFPGQIECCTAVSYGGQMNVTFERGEKKPLVCMLYTIEVDSNFQKVFSVQLTEGNWRQLFRQKNAVVLSRSAARRIFGKQNPVGKVFHPNKLTRRSERNYTPEELAAIDYVVSGVMEDLPVNASYSLLNRIDALLINDQQGRFAGYVPGEGTGCTTFALLYPGVKKETVNQRIDPEKNKVFVSGMEGRPQLLSPGKNSTEYYHDLGYGYLCIGLLILLVAVLNFFIFISGNFLNRQKEYNIRRAIGSSCRQVLGLLFAETMIMLMAVGIIVACLLELLYDRLDFSLTRQVIVFEPAMLYRHLLQYLGGCVVLFLGVCWGISHRLNRQSIQTGIGTSLKIRKNRLRNWMLGMQLVICFLFFTGGLAVYLQSEMNMKNIFPFLDKQEREHILEVNLTYPQLQGLETAYIARFGEIAGVTDVLPMDKDLFGGYFSTTTVRLGEGQYREFCEVRTGPNFASFFHIPVLAGEMFKYPGQRVADRIIDGIYGGKVITDGFEDIDGKKINICGVVEAIPQIYAESHTWARLWMLSEHPRWCYLKVLPGSKAKVMETVQRMLAEEVPESLDNRIFTLEELVQKENHSQEQMKSMLLFFTLVCLSITVLGIYSAISIDTERRRKEIAIRKINGASAYVIVRLFARLYLRLLVAAMVLTFPFLNWIMHLWLQGFTLHFGHGPAFWIFIVFVMVTVVALTIAWKIRAIIRVNPVEALRDE from the coding sequence ATGATTCGACACATTTTGATTGTTGCCTGGCGCAATATCTGTAAATATAAAGTATCGGCCGGAATTGCGGTAGTCGGTCTGGCGATGGGATTACTCTGTTTTGTATTGTGTAATTTTTGTGCCCGTTTGTTCTTTTCGATAGATAAGGTCTTCCCTAACTATGACCGGATGGCGGAGATACAGATCAAGGTAGGAGAAGGCGGGGAGTTGCAGGATTATTTTGCCGGGACACCGCCGACTTTGGCCGGGGATATGGAAACGGCTTTTCCGGGACAGATCGAGTGTTGTACGGCAGTATCCTATGGGGGACAAATGAATGTAACCTTCGAACGCGGAGAGAAAAAACCTTTGGTCTGTATGCTTTATACGATCGAGGTCGACAGCAACTTTCAGAAGGTTTTCTCGGTGCAACTGACCGAAGGAAATTGGAGGCAGTTGTTCCGGCAAAAGAATGCTGTAGTATTGAGCCGGTCTGCTGCACGTCGGATTTTTGGAAAACAAAATCCGGTCGGTAAGGTATTCCATCCGAATAAATTGACAAGAAGGTCCGAAAGAAATTATACTCCGGAAGAATTGGCCGCTATCGATTATGTGGTGTCGGGAGTGATGGAGGATTTGCCGGTGAATGCCAGTTATAGTCTCCTGAATCGGATTGATGCCCTGTTGATTAACGATCAGCAGGGCCGATTTGCCGGGTATGTACCGGGAGAGGGAACCGGATGTACGACGTTTGCTTTGCTATATCCCGGAGTGAAAAAAGAAACGGTGAATCAAAGGATCGATCCCGAAAAAAATAAGGTTTTTGTCTCGGGAATGGAAGGAAGACCGCAGTTATTGTCACCCGGAAAGAACAGTACGGAATATTATCATGATCTCGGCTATGGGTATTTATGCATCGGATTATTGATCCTGTTGGTGGCGGTACTGAATTTTTTTATTTTCATCAGCGGTAATTTTCTGAATCGACAAAAGGAATACAATATCCGCCGGGCTATCGGGAGTAGCTGTCGACAGGTATTGGGGTTGTTGTTTGCCGAAACGATGATCATGCTTATGGCTGTCGGGATTATCGTGGCTTGTTTGCTCGAATTACTATACGATAGGTTGGATTTTAGTCTGACGAGGCAGGTGATCGTTTTTGAGCCGGCTATGCTGTACCGCCATTTGTTACAATATCTGGGGGGCTGTGTCGTCCTGTTTCTGGGAGTTTGCTGGGGGATTTCCCATCGGCTGAATCGTCAGAGCATACAGACCGGTATAGGAACCTCCCTGAAAATAAGAAAAAACAGATTACGGAATTGGATGTTGGGTATGCAATTGGTGATTTGTTTCCTGTTTTTTACCGGCGGACTGGCCGTTTATTTACAATCGGAAATGAATATGAAGAATATTTTTCCTTTTCTCGATAAACAGGAGAGGGAGCATATCCTCGAAGTTAATCTCACCTATCCGCAGTTGCAGGGATTGGAAACGGCTTATATCGCCCGTTTCGGAGAGATTGCCGGTGTCACCGATGTCTTGCCGATGGATAAGGATTTGTTCGGCGGATACTTTTCGACGACGACGGTTCGGCTGGGGGAAGGGCAGTACCGGGAATTCTGTGAGGTGCGGACCGGACCGAATTTTGCTTCTTTCTTTCATATTCCCGTACTTGCCGGCGAAATGTTTAAGTATCCGGGGCAAAGGGTGGCTGACCGGATTATCGACGGCATATACGGAGGAAAGGTCATCACCGATGGATTTGAAGATATCGATGGGAAAAAAATAAATATCTGTGGGGTGGTGGAAGCTATTCCTCAGATTTATGCAGAAAGTCATACGTGGGCACGTTTATGGATGTTGAGTGAACATCCCAGGTGGTGTTATCTTAAAGTACTTCCCGGCTCCAAAGCGAAGGTCATGGAGACGGTGCAACGTATGCTGGCCGAAGAAGTGCCGGAAAGTCTGGACAACCGGATTTTTACACTGGAAGAATTGGTGCAGAAAGAAAATCACTCCCAGGAACAGATGAAATCGATGTTGCTGTTTTTCACGCTGGTGTGTCTGTCGATTACTGTTCTGGGGATTTATTCGGCGATCAGTATCGATACCGAAAGGCGACGAAAGGAAATCGCTATCCGTAAAATCAACGGAGCATCGGCTTATGTGATAGTACGTCTCTTTGCCCGGTTATACCTGAGGTTATTAGTGGCGGCGATGGTGCTTACTTTCCCTTTTCTGAACTGGATCATGCATTTGTGGCTTCAGGGGTTTACCCTGCATTTCGGTCACGGTCCGGCCTTTTGGATTTTTATAGTCTTTGTGATGGTAACGGTGGTGGCTTTGACCATTGCCTGGAAAATACGCGCGATCATCCGGGTGAATCCGGTGGAGGCACTGAGGGATGAATAA
- a CDS encoding sigma-54-dependent transcriptional regulator has translation MDGKILIVDDNEDVLFALNLLLEPYVEKIKVTTSPARIEYFMDNFNPDIILLDMNFSRDASSGQEGFLWLEKILQKDPQAVVLFITAYADTEKAVKAIRAGAIDFIPKPWETEKLLATISSAIRLRQTRTEVVALKEQLTALSAPDEGVEIIGESPAILEVIHTIKKISGTDANILLLGENGTGKDLIARAIYQNSPRNGAPFVPIDLGAIPETLFESELFGYEKGAFTDARKDKAGRMETASGGTLFLDEIGNLSLPMQARLLTAIEKRQITRLGSTQPKNIDIRLICATNADIHNMVTTGKFRQDLLYRINTIEIPIPPLRERGKDILLLARHFLNRYCYKYKKEITGFTRDTQQKLLQYNWPGNVRELQHAVERAVILAPGKLLEPDNFMLRPPYSSTTGDLETLNLMELEQKAIEKAMKKCEGNISRAAEMLGITRFALYRKLEKYEI, from the coding sequence ATGGATGGAAAAATTCTGATTGTAGACGATAATGAAGATGTGCTTTTTGCTTTGAATCTATTATTAGAGCCTTATGTGGAAAAAATAAAGGTCACCACTTCTCCTGCGCGTATAGAATATTTTATGGACAATTTCAACCCGGACATTATCTTACTGGACATGAATTTCAGCCGGGATGCCAGCAGTGGACAAGAAGGCTTTCTATGGCTGGAAAAAATTTTACAAAAAGACCCGCAAGCCGTCGTGTTGTTTATCACCGCATACGCCGACACCGAGAAAGCCGTGAAAGCTATTCGTGCCGGCGCGATCGATTTTATTCCTAAACCCTGGGAAACCGAAAAACTGCTGGCCACCATTTCCTCGGCTATCCGTCTCCGCCAAACCCGGACCGAAGTAGTGGCTTTGAAAGAGCAGCTGACAGCCCTTTCCGCTCCGGACGAAGGAGTAGAAATCATCGGTGAATCGCCGGCCATACTGGAAGTAATTCACACCATCAAAAAGATCTCGGGTACCGACGCCAACATTCTTCTATTGGGTGAAAACGGTACGGGGAAAGACCTGATAGCCAGAGCCATTTACCAAAACTCTCCCCGCAACGGAGCTCCTTTTGTCCCGATCGACCTGGGGGCAATCCCGGAAACCTTATTCGAAAGCGAGCTTTTCGGTTACGAAAAAGGAGCTTTCACCGATGCCCGGAAAGACAAAGCAGGACGTATGGAAACCGCCTCGGGGGGAACCCTGTTTCTGGACGAAATCGGAAATCTCTCGCTTCCCATGCAAGCCCGGCTATTGACAGCGATCGAGAAACGTCAAATCACCCGTTTAGGTTCTACTCAGCCTAAAAACATCGATATCCGTTTGATCTGTGCCACCAATGCCGATATCCACAATATGGTCACTACAGGAAAATTCCGCCAGGACCTTCTTTACCGCATCAATACCATCGAAATCCCGATTCCTCCCCTCCGGGAACGGGGAAAGGATATTTTACTCCTGGCCCGGCATTTTCTCAACCGCTATTGCTATAAATACAAAAAAGAAATCACAGGCTTTACACGAGACACCCAACAAAAATTGCTCCAATACAATTGGCCGGGCAATGTAAGGGAATTACAGCATGCTGTCGAACGGGCCGTTATCCTGGCCCCGGGCAAGCTGTTAGAACCGGACAATTTTATGTTACGTCCCCCATATAGTAGTACTACCGGTGACCTGGAAACCTTAAACCTGATGGAATTGGAACAAAAAGCGATAGAGAAAGCGATGAAAAAATGTGAAGGTAATATCAGCCGGGCTGCCGAAATGCTGGGCATCACCCGTTTTGCCCTTTACCGTAAACTGGAAAAATACGAAATCTGA
- a CDS encoding efflux RND transporter periplasmic adaptor subunit, with protein MDRILEKKPFIIRYRNYLIAGVVFLAFLIYVVVNSMGGRKLRTEADKLSVETVRQDKFLEYVDAEGIVQPILTLKVNTREGGSVDKIIGEEGVMLEKGDTILILTNPELIRSIDDQRDDLDKQITAFREKAIEMEQKSLNLKQQVLQAAYELERLEKSYVLDQEEYKMGVKSKAQLEVARDEYEYKKKSTALQLEGLQHDSTVTVIRKELMQGDLEREKKKFARACERLDKLVVRAPVKGQLSFVKVTPGQQVGPNESIAEIKVLDQFKIHTSLSEYYIDRITTGLPATVNYQDEKYPLKITRVVPEVKDRTFDVDLVFCEKMPDNVRIGKSYRVQVELGQPEDAVVIPKGNFFQYTGGQWIYKLDESGNRAVKVPITVGRQNPRQYEIIEGLKAGDRVITSGYDTFGDAEELILK; from the coding sequence ATGGACCGGATTCTTGAAAAAAAACCTTTTATCATCCGCTATCGGAACTATCTGATTGCCGGTGTCGTTTTTCTCGCCTTTTTGATTTACGTGGTCGTAAATTCGATGGGAGGACGCAAGCTTCGTACAGAGGCCGATAAACTGTCGGTCGAAACGGTGAGACAAGATAAATTCCTGGAGTATGTGGATGCCGAAGGGATTGTACAACCGATCCTGACGTTGAAAGTAAATACCCGTGAAGGGGGAAGTGTCGATAAGATCATCGGCGAAGAAGGGGTGATGCTGGAAAAAGGAGATACTATCCTGATACTGACCAATCCGGAACTGATCCGTTCTATCGACGACCAAAGGGATGATTTGGATAAACAAATTACTGCATTCCGCGAGAAAGCGATCGAGATGGAACAAAAAAGCCTGAATTTGAAACAACAGGTATTACAGGCCGCTTATGAATTGGAGCGCCTCGAAAAAAGCTATGTTTTGGATCAGGAAGAATATAAGATGGGAGTGAAAAGCAAGGCGCAGCTCGAAGTTGCCCGGGATGAGTACGAATATAAAAAGAAAAGTACGGCTTTACAACTCGAGGGATTACAGCACGATTCTACCGTGACGGTGATCCGGAAAGAATTGATGCAAGGCGATCTCGAACGCGAAAAGAAAAAATTTGCCCGGGCCTGTGAACGTCTGGATAAATTGGTGGTCAGAGCTCCCGTGAAGGGACAACTGAGCTTTGTCAAAGTGACCCCGGGACAACAGGTAGGCCCGAATGAAAGCATTGCCGAGATCAAAGTGCTCGACCAGTTTAAAATCCACACTTCTCTAAGCGAATATTACATCGACCGGATTACTACCGGACTACCCGCCACCGTCAATTATCAGGATGAAAAATATCCGCTGAAAATTACCCGGGTGGTTCCTGAGGTGAAGGATCGTACCTTTGATGTCGATTTGGTATTTTGTGAAAAGATGCCCGATAATGTACGCATCGGGAAAAGCTACCGGGTACAGGTCGAACTGGGACAGCCCGAAGATGCCGTCGTTATTCCGAAAGGCAATTTCTTCCAGTATACGGGAGGACAATGGATCTACAAATTGGACGAATCCGGTAACAGAGCGGTGAAAGTACCCATTACGGTAGGCCGGCAGAATCCGCGTCAATATGAGATTATCGAAGGATTGAAAGCAGGGGATCGGGTGATCACCTCGGGTTACGATACTTTTGGAGATGCCGAAGAATTGATTCTCAAATGA
- a CDS encoding sensor histidine kinase, which yields MKSFQNSRLILLLQSGSLVFLSVLLGILLMKSLWFCSLFTFFVILLFILHIDKQQQKLTEMVMRLITAIRFSDFSLSFRPGSKKQADPRLTQAMEQALKQFREKMYTLEEQHLYYNTLLSTIDSGILVLNRNGTIEWYNKTVLREFGLTSLRQLSELAAITPDLPDLLLRLIPGETHILRLEQSGRVREIALNPVIFRIQGKELLLISLKNIHSVLENNEIEAWQKLIRVLTHEIMNSLAPIISLSETLTERVARTTTEDATSPVMLQALEAIHRRSKGLLEFVQNYRKLTRIPAPELVPLSLEELFTGLRKLHATSVIPCEFICHDPRLQIQADRTQIEQVLLNLIRNAEEACRDIPAPLIRITTQSDTTQITIHVEDNGPGIVPEALDKIFVPFFTTKSGGSGIGLSLCKQIMTLHKGNITVKSQTGAGSVFTLSFRR from the coding sequence ATGAAATCTTTCCAAAACTCCCGTCTGATCTTACTCTTACAAAGCGGATCGTTGGTCTTCCTTTCTGTTTTGTTGGGAATCCTATTGATGAAATCGCTTTGGTTTTGTTCGCTCTTTACTTTTTTCGTCATTCTCCTGTTTATCCTCCATATCGACAAGCAGCAACAAAAGTTGACCGAAATGGTCATGCGGCTCATTACGGCTATCCGTTTTTCAGATTTTTCGTTATCTTTCCGTCCGGGGAGTAAAAAACAGGCAGACCCTCGGTTAACGCAGGCGATGGAACAAGCTTTAAAGCAATTCCGGGAAAAAATGTACACCCTCGAAGAACAACACCTATATTATAATACCTTGTTGAGTACCATCGATTCGGGCATATTGGTCCTCAACCGGAACGGAACCATCGAATGGTATAATAAAACCGTGCTTCGGGAATTCGGCCTGACCAGCCTTCGCCAACTTTCAGAACTGGCAGCGATTACCCCTGACTTACCCGACCTATTGCTGCGGCTTATCCCCGGAGAAACTCATATTCTGCGTCTGGAACAATCCGGGCGTGTCCGTGAAATCGCTCTGAATCCGGTCATTTTCAGAATACAGGGCAAAGAATTATTATTGATCAGCCTGAAAAACATTCATTCGGTACTGGAAAACAATGAAATCGAAGCCTGGCAAAAACTGATCCGGGTGCTGACCCATGAAATCATGAACTCCCTGGCCCCCATCATTTCTCTATCCGAAACCCTGACGGAACGGGTTGCCCGGACAACGACCGAAGATGCGACCTCACCGGTCATGCTCCAGGCTTTAGAAGCGATCCACCGGCGTAGTAAAGGATTACTCGAATTTGTACAAAATTACCGGAAACTTACCCGTATCCCGGCTCCCGAATTAGTCCCGCTCTCGCTGGAAGAATTATTCACCGGTCTTCGGAAACTCCATGCGACCTCTGTTATTCCCTGTGAATTTATTTGTCACGATCCCCGTCTGCAAATCCAAGCCGACCGTACCCAGATCGAACAGGTACTCCTCAATCTCATCCGAAATGCCGAAGAAGCCTGCCGGGATATACCGGCTCCCCTGATCCGCATCACCACCCAATCCGACACCACTCAGATCACCATCCACGTCGAGGACAACGGACCGGGCATCGTCCCTGAAGCTTTGGATAAAATCTTCGTTCCTTTTTTCACAACCAAATCCGGAGGCTCGGGTATCGGTCTCAGCCTGTGTAAACAAATCATGACCCTCCATAAAGGCAATATCACCGTCAAATCACAAACCGGTGCAGGAAGTGTTTTCACCCTTTCTTTCCGAAGATAA
- a CDS encoding TolC family protein: protein MNLKLCYITGWSLLVATGLSAQNRGDLAVKVARDSGQVIELTLQEAVDMARTNSPSAVSARHTFRSAYWSYRSFRANYLPSLTLSSNPDLTRTISKVTLGDGSEKYVSQNMLTVDGELSISQNVSLTGGSFFVQSSLQRMKLFDSNSVSFRSSPIIIGYSQSLFGYNSLRWDRRIEPVRYREAKKAYVESLELVSAETVNKFFALAQAQSNYDMARFNYNNADTLYKFGKGRYEIGRITENELLQLEINRLNESTNVMDASIEMDNCRQALCVYLGLDKNVILKVRVNVEVPRIRVNPEQAYELFNRNSPDIDDLERQLLESKSGVAQARANAGLKADLYVQCGLSQTGTTFNQAYTNPNDQQQVRVGISLPILDWGRGRGRVKVAKSREELVKIQVEQQRNNLEMNVRKLVLQFNLQAERVQIAMKTDQTARRRHEVARKLYLLGKSTILDLNASVTEKDSASRNFLYALSNYWNLYYMLRSMTLYDFARHSEISVDYKKLEN, encoded by the coding sequence ATGAACCTGAAATTATGCTATATCACAGGATGGTCATTACTGGTAGCTACCGGGCTTTCGGCCCAGAATAGGGGCGATCTTGCGGTTAAAGTAGCCCGGGATAGCGGTCAGGTGATCGAATTGACTTTGCAGGAGGCTGTCGACATGGCCCGTACAAATTCACCCTCGGCAGTATCTGCCCGTCACACTTTCCGTTCGGCTTATTGGAGTTATCGTTCTTTTCGGGCGAATTATCTGCCTTCATTGACGCTTTCGTCTAATCCCGATCTGACACGAACGATTAGTAAAGTCACCTTGGGGGATGGTTCGGAGAAATACGTCAGTCAGAATATGTTGACGGTAGACGGTGAATTGTCGATTTCCCAAAATGTCTCCCTGACCGGAGGTAGTTTTTTTGTACAGAGTTCGTTACAACGGATGAAATTATTCGATTCCAATTCGGTATCCTTCCGTTCTTCCCCGATTATTATCGGTTATAGCCAATCCTTGTTCGGATACAATAGCCTGAGATGGGACCGCCGGATCGAACCGGTACGTTATCGGGAGGCGAAAAAGGCCTATGTGGAATCGCTCGAGCTGGTATCTGCTGAAACGGTGAATAAATTTTTCGCTTTGGCACAGGCTCAGAGTAATTACGATATGGCCCGGTTCAATTACAATAATGCGGATACTCTGTATAAATTCGGTAAAGGCAGGTATGAGATCGGACGGATCACAGAAAACGAACTTTTACAGTTGGAAATCAATCGGTTGAACGAATCGACCAACGTGATGGATGCTTCCATTGAAATGGACAACTGCCGTCAGGCTTTGTGTGTGTATTTGGGTCTGGATAAAAATGTTATTCTGAAAGTCCGGGTAAATGTCGAAGTTCCCCGGATCCGGGTGAATCCGGAGCAAGCCTACGAATTATTCAACCGTAATAGTCCCGATATAGATGATCTCGAACGGCAATTATTAGAAAGTAAGAGTGGTGTGGCACAGGCCAGGGCGAATGCCGGATTGAAGGCCGATCTGTATGTGCAGTGCGGATTGTCACAGACGGGGACCACTTTTAACCAGGCCTATACAAATCCCAACGATCAGCAACAGGTTCGTGTCGGGATTTCCTTACCGATCCTCGACTGGGGCCGTGGACGCGGACGGGTGAAAGTGGCGAAATCCAGGGAAGAATTGGTGAAAATACAGGTGGAACAACAACGGAACAACCTGGAAATGAATGTCCGTAAATTGGTATTACAATTCAACTTGCAGGCCGAACGGGTACAGATTGCTATGAAAACCGACCAGACAGCCCGCCGCCGTCATGAGGTGGCCCGTAAACTGTACTTACTGGGAAAATCCACTATTCTCGACTTGAATGCATCGGTCACCGAGAAAGACAGTGCCAGCCGTAATTTCCTTTATGCTTTGAGTAATTACTGGAATTTGTATTATATGCTCCGGAGTATGACGCTCTATGACTTTGCCCGCCATTCGGAGATCAGTGTAGATTATAAAAAACTTGAAAATTAA
- a CDS encoding ABC transporter permease has protein sequence MNKEMSCHGLKMAYRNLLKYKLQSVICVLGLAGGLSCFTVCNYMLRKELAWNKQLPHYGETYKLVTIRENGEVDELVSLDLAEQLKQEFPEIEKSVYYVGMSGVSDKLCVVGQENGKQTAAKAFFVLTDSSFFDFYDFRLTAGNGEKLKKQPDVLILTSEGADKIFGTSEAVGKSFTEVNDFKNTERSWTVAAMMENFPHRTDFQYGDGVVLNSDVLRQARYRDYVFVYYRLREGTSYELLNRKIGVYMEKHPEWRGNTPLTVKVYPYKDYKKLTGKPLLSKAGLIFSGIGLLVLLTALFNFLLFTAGRMFNRRKELGIRELHGATSGRLLQLFMVEITLTLLITGVIAAAMLELISMYFAGEWTYYMNFSEGGSWVIKMGGDLAEYLIGVWLLMLVVGYGIIRQVRQATMLRNLQGGGIAYRARMQTVLLGIQLVICMFLIGLSWFMQNQQKALESQMAGGMTRAEMERIYAFNLNGESLEPIRKQMRDMLAANPYAEEWCRSGTGLLAPWMMYPKGYRIEGVEEEKEVTLNYNCVDPNYTDFIHAKMEEGRFFKTGEPYVMVVNRAFADWLGENPIGKSVTIDGMMGVITYRIIGIMENLLPVGNEPRIIPGIYLPFPEGYINETLYVKFRPGYVQQGIQPLKDKVQAQLSSFTPLYIENLWVDMEGYLSKVIELGSMIFWLAVFCILISALGVYSAMMLAVEKRSREMAIRKINGATLTDIAGIFCLHYLKLLIFAACIAFPLIYGTMHRWLEEYSHRITLRPDVFAAIFILMMIIMLLTIGSQLLKIIRVNPTEVLKND, from the coding sequence TTGAATAAAGAGATGAGTTGTCATGGACTGAAAATGGCATACCGGAATTTATTGAAGTACAAGTTACAATCGGTGATTTGTGTACTCGGGTTAGCCGGAGGATTATCCTGCTTTACGGTATGTAATTATATGTTGAGGAAAGAGTTGGCCTGGAATAAACAGTTACCCCATTACGGGGAGACTTATAAATTGGTCACTATCCGGGAAAATGGGGAGGTCGACGAGTTGGTCAGCCTGGATCTGGCTGAACAGTTGAAACAGGAGTTTCCTGAGATTGAAAAATCGGTATATTATGTCGGTATGTCCGGGGTCAGCGATAAATTATGTGTCGTCGGGCAGGAAAATGGGAAACAGACAGCTGCGAAGGCTTTCTTTGTGCTGACGGATAGTTCTTTTTTCGATTTTTATGATTTTCGGCTGACGGCGGGGAATGGGGAGAAATTGAAAAAGCAACCCGATGTTTTGATACTGACATCCGAAGGGGCCGATAAAATTTTCGGTACTTCGGAAGCGGTCGGAAAGAGTTTTACAGAAGTAAATGATTTTAAGAATACTGAGCGTTCCTGGACCGTGGCGGCGATGATGGAAAATTTTCCGCATCGTACGGATTTTCAGTATGGGGACGGGGTGGTCCTGAATTCCGATGTATTGCGTCAGGCCCGATACAGGGATTATGTTTTCGTATACTATCGCTTGCGGGAGGGGACTTCCTATGAATTGCTGAACCGTAAAATCGGTGTTTATATGGAGAAACATCCGGAGTGGAGGGGAAATACACCTTTGACTGTGAAAGTTTATCCTTACAAAGACTATAAGAAACTGACCGGGAAGCCTCTATTGAGTAAGGCGGGATTGATATTTTCCGGGATCGGGTTGCTGGTCTTGCTGACAGCGCTGTTCAATTTCCTGTTGTTTACGGCCGGCAGGATGTTCAACCGCAGGAAAGAACTGGGTATCCGGGAACTCCACGGAGCGACATCAGGGAGGCTGCTTCAGCTGTTTATGGTCGAAATAACCCTGACTTTGCTCATCACCGGAGTGATAGCGGCGGCCATGCTGGAACTGATTTCGATGTATTTTGCCGGGGAATGGACCTATTATATGAATTTTTCCGAGGGTGGGAGTTGGGTGATTAAAATGGGAGGTGATTTAGCCGAATACCTGATCGGAGTGTGGCTGTTGATGTTGGTTGTCGGATACGGAATTATCCGGCAGGTACGGCAAGCGACTATGTTACGTAATTTACAAGGAGGAGGGATTGCTTACCGTGCCCGTATGCAGACAGTGCTATTGGGAATCCAGCTGGTCATTTGTATGTTCCTGATCGGTCTCTCCTGGTTTATGCAGAATCAGCAAAAAGCCTTGGAAAGCCAGATGGCCGGGGGGATGACCCGGGCGGAGATGGAGCGTATTTATGCCTTTAATCTGAATGGTGAGAGTCTCGAGCCGATCCGGAAACAAATGCGCGATATGCTGGCGGCGAATCCCTATGCCGAAGAATGGTGCCGGAGTGGTACCGGATTACTCGCTCCCTGGATGATGTATCCCAAAGGCTATCGGATAGAAGGTGTGGAGGAAGAGAAAGAAGTGACGTTGAACTATAATTGTGTCGACCCGAACTATACCGATTTTATCCATGCGAAAATGGAGGAAGGGCGTTTTTTCAAGACCGGTGAACCTTATGTGATGGTCGTTAACCGGGCATTTGCCGATTGGCTGGGTGAAAATCCGATCGGAAAGTCTGTGACTATCGATGGGATGATGGGAGTGATTACTTACCGGATTATCGGTATCATGGAGAATCTTTTACCCGTAGGAAACGAACCCCGGATCATACCGGGAATTTATCTGCCTTTCCCGGAAGGTTATATCAACGAAACGCTTTATGTGAAATTCAGGCCGGGATATGTTCAGCAAGGGATACAGCCATTGAAAGATAAAGTGCAAGCTCAGTTGAGTTCGTTTACCCCTCTATATATTGAAAATCTTTGGGTAGATATGGAAGGTTATTTAAGTAAGGTGATCGAACTCGGCAGTATGATCTTTTGGCTGGCTGTTTTTTGTATACTGATCAGTGCTTTGGGTGTGTATTCGGCAATGATGCTGGCCGTGGAAAAACGAAGCCGGGAGATGGCTATCCGTAAAATCAACGGAGCTACTTTGACGGATATTGCCGGAATCTTTTGTCTGCATTATCTGAAACTCTTGATCTTTGCCGCCTGTATCGCTTTTCCGCTGATATACGGGACGATGCACCGGTGGCTGGAAGAATATAGCCACCGGATCACGTTGAGACCGGATGTGTTTGCTGCGATTTTTATTCTGATGATGATCATTATGCTGTTGACAATCGGGTCTCAATTGCTGAAAATCATCCGGGTGAATCCGACCGAGGTATTGAAAAACGATTGA